In Halosegnis marinus, one genomic interval encodes:
- a CDS encoding P-II family nitrogen regulator, whose protein sequence is MSANDSEIKMVMAYIRPDKLSAVKKGLAEAGAPSLTVTNVSGRGSQPAKKGQWRGEEYSVDLHQKVKVECVVADIPAEDVAEAICEAAKTDEKGDGKVFVLPVDEAYQIRTGKVGPEAV, encoded by the coding sequence GATGGCGTACATCCGGCCGGACAAGCTCTCGGCCGTGAAGAAGGGGCTGGCCGAGGCCGGCGCGCCGTCGCTGACGGTGACGAACGTGTCGGGCCGCGGCTCGCAGCCGGCGAAGAAGGGGCAGTGGCGCGGCGAGGAGTACTCCGTGGACCTCCACCAGAAGGTGAAGGTGGAGTGCGTCGTCGCCGACATCCCCGCCGAGGACGTGGCAGAGGCCATCTGCGAGGCCGCGAAGACCGACGAGAAGGGCGACGGGAAGGTGTTCGTCCTCCCCGTCGACGAGGCCTACCAGATCCGGACGGGGAAGGTCGGCCCCGAGGCAGTCTGA